In Vibrio hippocampi, the following are encoded in one genomic region:
- the uca gene encoding urea carboxylase, producing the protein MFNKVLIANRGAIACRVIRTLEQLNIASVAVYSDADSDSLHIAQASEAYSLGPGGAKDTYLDIEKIIAIAKQSGAQAIHPGYGFLSENPDFVSRCEQEELVFLGPTVEQIQAFGLKHSAREIAENAQVPLLPGTGLLTDKQSALQQAEQIGYPVMLKSTAGGGGIGMECCFDAQQLEDAFDSVQRLSANNFSNSGVFLEKFIQHARHIEVQIFGDGQGQVVALGERDCSAQRRNQKVIEETPAPNLTDETRYALQQTAIDLASAVNYRNAGTVEFVLDNQTKQFYFLEVNTRLQVEHGVTEEIFGVDLVAWMIKQGAECLDLAQESANLKPSGHAIQVRLYAEDANKNFQPCAGLLSHVRWPTLKGLRIEHWIESGVQVSPFFDPMLAKVIVHAETREQALSQLINALNQSEIYGIEHNQAYLSQLLNSELVQSGEVLTRSLNHFDYQPCTLDVISGGVQTSIQDYPGRKGYWHIGVPPSGPMDPLSFQLGNRLLNNPQEAAGLEIVVAGPTLKFNTDKHIVLTGAAIEATLEDQPIELGQVVAVQAGQILQIGKVNSAGARSYLLVEGGIDCPEYLGSKSTFTLGQFGGHAGRVLCAGDVLHLTPSDAQQIEALSQIQSTVTLPKIEDEWQIRVIYGPHGAPDFFTDQDIESFFAAQWKVHFNSSRTGVRLIGPKPDWARKDGGEAGLHPSNIHDNAYAVGTIDFTGDMPVILGPDGPSLGGFVCPATIIKADLWKMGQLKAGDKVRFTPVSLESAEQAEREQLQQIEQLSIEPLALAPVPITTPIIKTLDASQYGEQVVYRPSGEDYLLVEYGPQVLDIALRFRAHALMLKLEALELDGVEELTPGIRSLQIHFDNLRLPRQKLLAVLEQLEADLEDIEQLTVPARVVHLPLSWDDEATRLAIKKYNDVVRKDAPWCPDNIEFIRRINGLDSVEEVKKIVFDASYLVMGLGDVYLGAPVATPIDPRHRLVTTKYNPARTWTPENAVGIGGAYMCVYGMEGPGGYQFVGRTLQMWNRYRQTEAFEKPWLLRFFDQIRFYPVSAEELITIREQHPRGQYPIKIEQTSFSLADYQQLVEQHGEEIAQCRERQQTAFEQERQRWEASGQANFVAEDIAQPEQDALVLEQGQQVIESHVAGNIWQTLVEPGQQVKQGDVVMVLEAMKMELEVTANMSGTVHSICQPSGAQVHAGQPLMILES; encoded by the coding sequence ATGTTTAATAAGGTACTTATTGCTAACCGTGGTGCCATTGCTTGCCGCGTGATTCGCACATTAGAACAACTCAATATTGCCAGCGTTGCGGTTTACAGTGACGCAGACTCAGACAGTCTCCATATCGCCCAAGCGAGCGAAGCCTACTCCCTCGGACCCGGCGGCGCAAAAGACACCTATCTCGATATCGAAAAAATTATCGCCATCGCCAAACAGAGCGGTGCGCAAGCGATTCATCCCGGCTATGGTTTTTTGAGTGAAAACCCAGACTTTGTCTCCCGTTGTGAGCAAGAGGAACTGGTTTTTCTTGGTCCAACAGTCGAGCAGATTCAAGCCTTTGGCTTGAAACATTCGGCGCGAGAAATCGCCGAAAATGCCCAAGTGCCTCTGCTGCCTGGAACCGGTCTACTGACTGATAAACAGAGCGCATTGCAGCAAGCAGAACAGATCGGCTATCCGGTGATGCTAAAAAGCACCGCAGGTGGTGGTGGTATCGGCATGGAGTGCTGTTTTGATGCACAGCAATTGGAGGACGCCTTTGATTCCGTGCAGCGCTTAAGCGCTAACAACTTCAGTAATAGTGGCGTTTTCCTAGAAAAATTTATTCAACACGCCCGCCATATTGAAGTGCAGATTTTTGGTGATGGCCAAGGTCAAGTGGTGGCGCTAGGTGAACGCGACTGCTCGGCGCAGCGTCGTAACCAAAAGGTCATAGAAGAGACACCGGCACCCAACTTAACTGATGAAACACGGTACGCGTTGCAACAAACGGCGATTGATCTGGCTTCTGCGGTCAACTATCGCAACGCTGGAACGGTGGAGTTTGTTCTCGACAATCAAACCAAGCAATTCTATTTCCTCGAAGTGAATACTCGCCTTCAAGTCGAACATGGTGTGACCGAAGAGATCTTTGGGGTCGATCTGGTGGCATGGATGATAAAGCAGGGCGCAGAGTGTTTAGACTTGGCGCAAGAGTCAGCCAACCTGAAACCGAGCGGACACGCGATTCAAGTGCGCTTGTATGCCGAAGATGCCAATAAGAACTTCCAACCTTGTGCTGGTCTGCTGAGCCATGTGCGTTGGCCAACACTGAAAGGCTTGCGTATTGAGCATTGGATAGAGTCTGGCGTCCAAGTCTCACCATTTTTTGACCCGATGCTAGCGAAAGTGATTGTGCATGCTGAGACCCGTGAGCAAGCGCTTAGCCAACTGATAAACGCGTTAAACCAGAGCGAAATCTACGGTATTGAACATAACCAAGCGTATCTTAGCCAACTGCTCAATAGTGAGTTAGTGCAAAGTGGTGAGGTATTGACGCGCTCTTTGAATCACTTTGATTACCAACCGTGCACCTTGGACGTGATCAGTGGCGGGGTGCAAACCAGTATTCAAGACTACCCGGGACGTAAAGGTTATTGGCATATTGGCGTCCCGCCGTCTGGACCGATGGACCCTCTTAGTTTCCAACTTGGTAACCGACTGCTCAATAACCCACAGGAGGCGGCGGGTCTTGAAATCGTGGTTGCTGGACCGACTCTGAAATTTAATACCGATAAACATATTGTCCTCACCGGTGCGGCGATTGAAGCGACCCTTGAAGATCAGCCGATTGAACTGGGTCAAGTGGTTGCCGTGCAAGCAGGGCAAATCTTGCAGATTGGTAAGGTGAACTCGGCGGGTGCAAGAAGCTACTTACTGGTAGAAGGTGGCATTGATTGTCCTGAATACCTCGGCAGTAAGTCAACGTTTACTCTCGGGCAGTTTGGCGGTCATGCTGGGCGTGTATTGTGTGCTGGGGATGTGCTGCATCTAACGCCAAGTGATGCGCAGCAAATAGAAGCACTGAGCCAAATACAGTCGACAGTCACGCTGCCTAAAATAGAAGATGAGTGGCAGATTCGGGTTATTTACGGTCCGCATGGTGCGCCTGATTTCTTTACCGATCAAGATATTGAGTCTTTTTTTGCTGCGCAATGGAAAGTACATTTTAACTCCAGTCGTACAGGGGTGCGTTTAATCGGACCAAAGCCAGATTGGGCTAGAAAAGATGGTGGCGAAGCTGGCTTACATCCTTCCAATATTCACGATAATGCCTATGCAGTGGGTACGATCGACTTCACTGGCGATATGCCGGTGATTCTAGGACCTGATGGTCCAAGTCTGGGCGGTTTTGTCTGTCCCGCGACCATCATCAAAGCGGATCTTTGGAAGATGGGGCAACTAAAAGCTGGCGACAAGGTTCGCTTTACCCCTGTCTCCCTTGAGAGCGCAGAGCAAGCCGAGCGAGAGCAATTACAACAAATCGAGCAGTTATCGATTGAGCCGTTAGCATTAGCACCAGTGCCTATTACCACGCCGATTATCAAAACCCTCGATGCCAGTCAGTATGGTGAGCAGGTGGTTTACCGCCCAAGTGGCGAGGATTATCTGCTGGTGGAATATGGACCACAAGTGCTCGATATTGCGCTGCGATTCCGTGCCCATGCTCTGATGCTTAAGCTTGAAGCGCTTGAGTTGGATGGTGTTGAGGAGTTAACGCCGGGGATACGTTCGCTACAGATCCATTTTGATAATTTGCGACTACCACGTCAAAAACTGCTTGCCGTCTTGGAGCAGTTGGAAGCGGACTTGGAAGATATTGAGCAACTTACCGTCCCAGCTCGCGTGGTGCATTTGCCCCTGTCATGGGACGATGAAGCGACTCGACTTGCGATAAAGAAATACAATGACGTGGTGCGTAAAGATGCGCCATGGTGTCCAGATAATATTGAGTTTATTCGTCGTATTAATGGGTTAGATTCGGTTGAAGAAGTGAAGAAAATCGTCTTTGATGCCAGCTACTTAGTGATGGGGTTAGGGGATGTCTATTTAGGTGCGCCAGTGGCGACACCGATTGATCCAAGGCACCGCTTGGTCACCACTAAATATAACCCCGCCCGCACGTGGACGCCGGAGAATGCCGTCGGCATTGGTGGGGCTTACATGTGCGTTTATGGCATGGAAGGACCGGGCGGTTATCAGTTTGTCGGTCGTACTTTGCAGATGTGGAATCGCTATCGTCAAACCGAAGCGTTTGAAAAACCGTGGTTGTTGCGATTCTTCGATCAAATCCGTTTCTATCCGGTCTCGGCGGAAGAGCTGATAACCATCCGTGAGCAGCACCCAAGAGGGCAGTACCCAATTAAGATCGAACAGACGAGTTTCTCGCTCGCCGATTATCAACAGTTGGTGGAACAACATGGTGAAGAGATTGCGCAATGTCGTGAGCGCCAGCAGACCGCATTTGAGCAGGAACGACAGCGTTGGGAAGCGTCTGGGCAGGCCAACTTTGTCGCCGAAGATATTGCGCAGCCGGAGCAAGACGCACTGGTACTAGAGCAAGGGCAACAAGTGATAGAAAGCCATGTCGCTGGCAATATTTGGCAAACCTTAGTTGAGCCTGGACAGCAGGTAAAACAAGGTGATGTGGTGATGGTACTTGAGGCCATGAAAATGGAATTGGAAGTGACGGCGAATATGTCTGGCACGGTACACAGTATTTGCCAGCCATCCGGTGCGCAAGTCCATGCCGGACAGCCATTGATGATTTTGGAGAGCTAG
- a CDS encoding urea amidolyase associated protein UAAP2 → MIVESSLNPKQATLRDTVLAGDYFMKVVKAGQTVRILDLEGNQAADTLFYNANDPAERYSAIDTIREQGNVYLTAGSKLLSDQGNVMLEIVADTCGRHDTVGGACATESNTVRYSIDKKCMHACRDSWLLAVAENDHFGLTKRDITHNINFFMNVPITEEGGLTFADGISGAGKYVEMKAHQDVIVLISNCPQLNNPCNAYNPTPIEVLVWE, encoded by the coding sequence ATGATTGTTGAGAGTTCACTTAACCCCAAGCAAGCCACACTTCGAGATACTGTCCTTGCCGGTGACTACTTTATGAAAGTGGTGAAAGCGGGACAAACAGTGCGTATTTTAGATCTGGAAGGCAACCAAGCCGCCGATACGCTATTTTACAACGCCAATGATCCTGCTGAGCGTTACAGTGCGATTGATACCATTCGCGAACAGGGCAATGTTTACCTGACTGCAGGCAGCAAACTGCTTTCTGATCAAGGGAATGTGATGCTAGAGATTGTCGCCGATACCTGTGGACGTCACGATACAGTAGGCGGAGCTTGTGCTACTGAAAGCAATACCGTGCGTTACTCCATTGATAAAAAATGTATGCACGCTTGCCGCGACAGTTGGTTATTGGCAGTGGCAGAGAATGACCACTTTGGCCTGACCAAGCGCGATATTACCCACAACATCAACTTCTTTATGAATGTGCCCATCACCGAAGAAGGGGGACTGACCTTCGCAGACGGCATCAGTGGAGCAGGTAAGTACGTCGAAATGAAAGCGCACCAAGATGTGATTGTGTTGATTTCCAACTGCCCTCAGTTAAATAACCCTTGTAACGCCTACAACCCAACACCGATAGAAGTGCTCGTTTGGGAATAA
- a CDS encoding urea amidolyase associated protein UAAP1, protein MENNKQALFRDVLPGGAHWSMKVPKGHTVRFTDLQGGANLSVLFYNPDNLLERYNAPDTLKGQHTFKLTQGHCLYSDMGRVFASIVKDDTGWIDTVSGVANKQKVAEKWGERNYQADRNQWKQNGYDALLVEVAKYGLGKRDLAANLNLFSKVSTSAEGDLLFAEQHSKAGDTIELRFEMDTILVMTTCPHPLNPATDYPYCPVDVSVFQAEPMDNDDECLNSRPENQRAFENNRRDLAPHTAFVG, encoded by the coding sequence ATGGAAAATAACAAACAAGCGCTATTTCGCGATGTGTTGCCCGGTGGGGCGCACTGGTCGATGAAAGTGCCAAAAGGACATACGGTTCGCTTTACCGATCTTCAAGGCGGCGCCAACTTGAGTGTGTTGTTTTATAACCCTGATAATTTGTTAGAACGCTACAACGCACCGGACACGTTGAAGGGGCAGCACACCTTTAAACTCACACAGGGACATTGCCTGTATTCGGATATGGGACGAGTGTTTGCGTCGATTGTGAAAGATGACACTGGCTGGATTGATACCGTTTCTGGTGTTGCCAATAAGCAGAAAGTGGCGGAAAAATGGGGCGAACGTAACTACCAAGCCGACCGTAATCAATGGAAACAGAATGGCTATGACGCTTTGTTGGTGGAAGTTGCCAAGTATGGATTGGGCAAACGTGATCTGGCGGCCAACCTAAACCTGTTTAGCAAGGTATCGACCAGTGCCGAAGGAGATCTGCTCTTTGCTGAACAGCATAGCAAGGCAGGTGACACCATTGAGTTGCGTTTTGAAATGGACACCATTTTAGTGATGACCACCTGTCCACACCCGCTTAACCCAGCAACCGACTACCCTTATTGCCCGGTAGACGTGTCGGTATTTCAGGCGGAACCCATGGATAACGATGATGAGTGTCTTAACTCTCGTCCCGAAAACCAGCGTGCGTTTGAGAACAATCGTCGCGATCTCGCCCCACACACTGCATTTGTCGGATAA
- a CDS encoding ABC transporter ATP-binding protein, which produces MASQPIIEIKHLWKEYGDNIVLEKLNLTVNEGDFVSIVGASGCGKTTFLNMMLGTESPSRGEILLDGAPLSNEPSVERGIVFQKYSVFPHLTVLDNVMLGLEFEQGGVTSLLVGRQFGQQKAQAKQQAMAMLEQVGLEASLDKYPHELSGGMRQRLSIAQSLIKKPRILLLDEPFGALDPGIRKDMHQLIHQLWEQENLTVFMITHDLSEGFHLGNRLWVFDHVRQDIQAPERFGAQVTFDIDINKANTPELVPESLQKKIA; this is translated from the coding sequence ATGGCTAGCCAACCCATTATCGAGATCAAACATCTTTGGAAAGAGTACGGTGACAATATCGTACTGGAAAAGTTGAACCTCACGGTAAATGAAGGGGATTTTGTAAGCATCGTCGGTGCTTCCGGCTGTGGAAAAACCACCTTTTTAAATATGATGTTAGGAACGGAAAGCCCGTCCCGAGGTGAGATTTTACTCGATGGTGCGCCGCTGAGTAATGAACCGAGCGTGGAGCGTGGCATCGTGTTTCAAAAGTACTCGGTATTTCCGCATTTGACGGTGTTAGACAACGTGATGTTAGGGCTTGAGTTTGAACAAGGGGGCGTCACTTCATTATTGGTTGGGCGTCAATTTGGGCAACAAAAGGCGCAAGCCAAGCAGCAAGCGATGGCCATGCTTGAACAGGTGGGCTTAGAGGCGTCGTTGGATAAATATCCCCATGAGCTTTCTGGTGGTATGCGTCAGCGTCTTTCTATTGCTCAATCCTTAATTAAAAAACCTCGCATCTTGTTGCTGGATGAACCTTTCGGCGCACTGGATCCCGGTATCCGAAAAGATATGCATCAACTGATTCATCAACTGTGGGAACAAGAGAATCTGACCGTGTTTATGATCACCCATGATTTGAGCGAAGGCTTCCATTTAGGAAACCGACTCTGGGTATTTGATCATGTGAGACAAGATATTCAGGCTCCGGAACGCTTTGGTGCGCAGGTCACCTTTGATATTGATATCAATAAAGCCAATACACCCGAACTGGTTCCAGAATCACTGCAAAAGAAAATAGCTTAA
- a CDS encoding ABC transporter permease, which translates to MTKVINRHPSSYGRLMLGLLPFLIILALYVTASDARLAANPADKLLPAFSSFVDAIDRMAFTPSKRTGEYLMWIDTLASLSRLVMGVAVSAFAGLAVGVATGIIPVVRSSLSPVVTAVSLIPPMAILPILFITFGLGELSKVVLIVIGICPIIIRDIQLRVQSLPDEQLIKAQTLGGNSWQIIVRVILPQIFPRLIEAVRLTLGSAWLFLIAAEAIVATEGLGYRIFLVRRYMSMDVILPYVLWITILAYSMDWLLKKLSHKVSPWYHQEKGDANG; encoded by the coding sequence ATGACAAAAGTGATCAATCGTCATCCCTCTAGCTATGGACGATTAATGCTAGGTCTGTTGCCGTTTCTAATCATTTTGGCGCTGTATGTCACAGCGTCAGATGCCCGATTGGCGGCGAATCCTGCAGATAAATTACTGCCTGCTTTCTCTAGCTTTGTGGATGCCATCGACCGTATGGCTTTCACACCCAGCAAAAGAACAGGTGAGTATCTGATGTGGATCGACACGTTAGCAAGCTTATCGCGTCTCGTCATGGGAGTGGCGGTGAGTGCCTTCGCGGGGCTTGCAGTTGGTGTGGCGACGGGGATCATTCCTGTGGTTCGTTCGTCACTCTCTCCGGTGGTGACGGCAGTGTCACTGATCCCACCGATGGCGATTCTGCCGATTCTGTTTATTACCTTTGGTCTGGGCGAATTGTCGAAAGTGGTGTTAATCGTGATTGGCATCTGCCCGATCATTATTCGCGATATTCAATTGCGGGTACAAAGTCTTCCCGATGAACAGCTAATTAAGGCGCAGACCTTAGGCGGTAATAGCTGGCAGATCATCGTGCGCGTCATTTTACCGCAAATCTTCCCAAGACTGATTGAAGCGGTGCGTTTGACCTTGGGTAGTGCTTGGCTGTTTCTTATTGCAGCCGAGGCGATTGTGGCGACCGAAGGATTAGGCTATCGCATCTTTCTGGTTCGTCGTTATATGTCAATGGATGTGATTCTGCCTTATGTTTTGTGGATCACGATACTGGCATACAGCATGGATTGGTTACTTAAAAAACTCTCACATAAGGTGAGCCCTTGGTATCACCAAGAAAAAGGAGATGCCAATGGCTAG
- a CDS encoding putative urea ABC transporter substrate-binding protein, protein MKHSIKKRLITLAATLGLASSSLVSTAAIAEEKQSFTLAWSIYVGWMPWDYADYSGVVDKWADKYGIEIDIVQVNDYIESINQYTTGQFDATVMTNMDALTIPAASGIDSTALIVGDFSNGNDGIVLKGNKGLADIKGQSVNLVELSVSHYLMARGLQSVGMSERDVKVVNTSDADLVAAFSTKDVTSVVTWNPLLSEITTQPDTSLVFSSADIPGEIIDLLVVNTDTLNDNPKLGKALTGAWYEIMAIMQSESDGDKAKSYMAQASGTDLPGYKAQLAATNMFYSPSEAVSFTTSSKLAGTMQKVSEFSFEHGLLGDGAPDAGFIGIETPTGILGDPNNVKLRFSAEYMAMAADDKL, encoded by the coding sequence ATGAAACATTCCATCAAAAAACGCTTAATTACGCTGGCGGCAACGCTGGGTCTTGCGTCTTCATCACTTGTCTCAACCGCTGCCATCGCCGAAGAAAAGCAAAGCTTTACTCTAGCATGGTCAATCTATGTCGGCTGGATGCCGTGGGACTATGCCGACTATTCTGGCGTGGTTGATAAGTGGGCGGATAAATACGGGATTGAAATCGATATTGTGCAAGTGAATGACTATATCGAGTCGATTAACCAATATACTACGGGTCAATTTGATGCCACCGTTATGACCAATATGGATGCGTTGACGATTCCAGCGGCCAGCGGCATAGATTCCACCGCGCTTATTGTCGGTGACTTCTCAAACGGTAACGACGGTATTGTGTTGAAAGGCAACAAAGGACTGGCTGATATTAAAGGTCAATCCGTCAATCTGGTCGAGCTAAGTGTGTCTCACTATCTGATGGCGCGCGGTTTACAGAGCGTCGGCATGTCTGAGCGCGATGTCAAAGTGGTCAACACCTCTGACGCGGATCTTGTGGCTGCATTCTCTACCAAAGATGTCACATCGGTCGTGACATGGAACCCATTGCTAAGCGAAATCACCACTCAACCTGACACCTCACTGGTGTTCTCTTCCGCTGATATTCCCGGCGAAATCATTGATTTACTGGTGGTCAATACCGACACCCTAAACGACAATCCAAAACTGGGTAAGGCGTTAACAGGTGCATGGTATGAAATCATGGCTATCATGCAGTCTGAAAGCGATGGTGATAAAGCGAAAAGCTATATGGCGCAAGCCTCAGGAACAGACCTTCCAGGGTATAAGGCGCAATTAGCCGCGACCAATATGTTCTACAGTCCAAGTGAAGCGGTGTCTTTTACCACAAGCTCAAAGCTGGCCGGAACTATGCAAAAAGTGAGTGAGTTCTCGTTTGAGCATGGTTTGTTAGGCGATGGTGCACCAGATGCGGGCTTCATTGGCATCGAAACGCCGACCGGTATTCTGGGTGATCCTAACAATGTGAAGCTGAGATTCTCGGCAGAATATATGGCGATGGCCGCTGACGATAAGCTCTAA
- a CDS encoding VOC family protein, with protein sequence MSSDQVVNPIQVKSLDHLVLRTQNLNAMLRFYCDVLGCPIERELPELGLTQLRAGEAIIDLVTVESELGKLGGKAPSQDGRNLDHFCLQIAAFDEAEMKLYLKSQHIEVNDFAERYGAQGFGRSVYIEDPEGNVVELKPRKVSE encoded by the coding sequence TGTGAACCCTATTCAAGTGAAGTCTCTGGATCATCTGGTACTGAGAACTCAAAATTTAAACGCCATGCTCCGTTTTTATTGTGATGTATTAGGCTGCCCAATCGAGCGAGAACTGCCGGAGTTGGGACTGACTCAACTGCGGGCGGGAGAGGCAATTATTGATCTGGTGACGGTCGAGAGTGAGTTGGGCAAACTGGGCGGTAAAGCACCGAGTCAAGATGGTCGTAACCTCGATCATTTTTGTTTGCAGATCGCCGCATTTGATGAGGCAGAGATGAAGCTTTACCTTAAAAGCCAACACATTGAAGTCAATGATTTCGCCGAACGCTATGGAGCACAAGGGTTTGGTCGCTCTGTCTATATCGAAGATCCAGAAGGTAATGTGGTGGAGTTAAAACCGCGCAAAGTGAGCGAGTGA